A single genomic interval of Babylonia areolata isolate BAREFJ2019XMU chromosome 26, ASM4173473v1, whole genome shotgun sequence harbors:
- the LOC143300830 gene encoding uncharacterized protein LOC143300830, whose amino-acid sequence MELRQEELEAHTAHQFPLVPYDEKDDFDSFLNHFERVAGLNKWKRSSWAARLVALLQGRARDACLRLQPEQLHDYDILKAALLHEFRLDADSYRKRFRSMRKLAEETFDQFLGRLKVCFSRWCVAAGRDESDAEDIKDLVLQEQFLTTLNPDLVTEVRREEPNRVEDVAHITTKIVNARRAGRMAEAEFRVSKKSSRVSDRSFNLGAEKKGPPHGSGDSAPNNEKGRDFTRIPACFNCGKPGHLAKECRQPKRVSLIAHVSPAQGVNAMTPTLCTSCASKQYSPRCEVSVNGHTVQALRDTGAQLIVVARRLVRPDCFTGATVRVVLAESRCSSVLPIARVDFQSPFIQGVLDVAVMESPVEVLIGNCAWRGDGSSMVVPVYADPSLVGAVQTRAQAAANTKPLPPLPVKDIQIHVYILTMVDYATRYPEAVPLKDITSESVAEALFNMWTRTGIPSEVLTDRGTQFTSQVMQEVYRLLSVRGLTTTPYHAQCNGLVERFNATLKTMLRRLSHERPRAWDRWIPALLFAYREVPQESTGYSPFELLYGRTVRGPMQILREHWLHPERSEVQTAAEYVVDLRNKIAESCTLAQQNLEKAARRYKRHFDAKAKRREFAEGSRVLLLRPSKHNKLELEWQGPYTVLRRVGLADYCVRVGTKEKLYHANLLKQYVERIPQMSLAIAVVDDGEIWEETRTVERDIPLIPLEASEGPEDVVVDPTNPSLKEAVLKLVREFGDVLTDLPGRTNLETCSLQLNSDTPLRTKQYPLPYSQREVIQGEVDQMLKMGVIEPSSSPYSSPIVLVKKRDGKVRFCVDFRRVNKVTTFDAEPMPDVEALFAKLAGKRVFSKLDLSKGYWQIPMEEADRPKTAFSTPQGHFQWRVMPFGLKTAGAVFSRMMRKLILPLGLPEVDNFMDDMIIASVDEASHLPLLRAVFHRLRECSLTARPAKCYLGHKELDYLGHHVGDSKIWPDDEKMEKIHNAPRPQTKRQLRGFLGLVGYYRRFVPQFAEIALPLTDRTKGKEPAHVKWDESCERAFLQLKQVLCSRPVCLLPDLSKPFVLRTDASAVGLGALLLQDHGMGPQPVACASKKLNAAERNYPTIERECLALVWGIQKFEPYLYGKPFVVQTDHAPLQYLDRARTVSGRLTRPVHTLAVDHPHLNAPTVEHSHGLRVARYPLPVNSGKAVSSKEHLAGGYYLTPVFWMQKGLSQFEKTLAQRS is encoded by the exons atggaactgcGCCAGGAAGAGCTAGAAGCTCACACGGCTCATCAGTTTCCGCTTGTGCCGTATGATGAGAAAGACGATTTCGATAGCTTCCTTAACCACTTTGAGAGAGTGGCGGGATTAAATAAGTGGAAGCGTAGCTCCTGGGCAGCCCGCCTGGTGGCCCTTTTGCAGGGTCGGGCGAGAGATGCCTGCCTACGGTTACAACCAGAACAACTACACGATTATGACATCTTAAAAGCAGCTCTGCTTCATGAATTCCGCCTGGATGCAGATTCCTACCGCAAACGGTTCCGTTCAATGCGGAAATTAGCGGAAGAGACGTTTGATCAGTTTCTGGGCAGGCTGAAGGTTTGTTTCTCCCGGTGGTGTGTGGCCGCTGGACGGGATGAATCTGATGCAGAGGACATTAAAGATCTGGTCCTTCAGGAGCAGTTCTTGACCACACTCAATCCCGATCTCGTCACTGAAGTTCGGCGTGAGGAACCCAATAGAGTTGAGGACGTTGCCCATATCACTACTAAAATTGTCAATGCTCGGAGAGCAGGTCGCATGGCGGAAGCTGAATTTCGAGTTTCCAAAAAAAGTAGTAGGGTTTCCGACCGCAGTTTCAATCTGGGCGCGGAGAAAAAAGGACCTCCACATGGGTCAGGGGATTCAGCTCCAAACAACGAAAAGGGAAGAGACTTTACAAGAATACCTGCCTGCTTCAACTGCGGGAAGCCAGGTCACTTGGCCAAAGAGTGCCGGCAACCCAAGAGGGTCTCACTCATTGCTCATGTCTCACCTGCACAGGGTGTTAATGCAATGACCCCGACGCTTTGCACGTCTTGTGCTTCTAAACAGTACTCGCCTCGCTGCGAGGTTTCTGTcaatggccacacagtgcaaGCTTTACGCGACACGGGAGCCCAGTTGATTGTTGTAGCCAGGCGACTCGTAAGACCCGACTGTTTTACTGGGGCCACAGTTCGTGTGGTGTTGGCAGAGTCAAGGTGCTCCTCAGTTCTGCCCATCGCCAGGGTGGACTTTCAGTCCCCGTTCATACAGGGTGTTTTGGACGTGGCTGTCATGGAGTCTCCTGTTGAAGTTCTCATTGGGAATTGTGCCTGGAGAGGGGACGGCTCTTCAATGGTCGTGCCCGTCTATGCTGATCCCAGCCTTGTGGGCGCCGTTCAAACAAGAGCCCAGGCTGCAGCAAATACCAAACCCTTGCCTCCCCTGCCCGTCAAGGATATTCAGATCCATGT ATACATTCTGACCATGGTCGATTATGCGACCAGATACCCAGAGGCTGTTCCGCTCAAAGATATTACATCTGAGTCTGTGGCAGAGGCTCTCTTCAACATGTGGACTCGCACGGGTATTCCTTCCGAGGTCCTTACTGACCGAGGGACACAGTTCACCAGTCAGGTGATGCAAGAAGTCTATCGCCTTCTGTCTGTCCGAGGCCTGACCACCACTCCTTACCATGCCCAGTGTAATGGCCTTGTCGAGCGCTTCAACGCGACATTGAAAACCATGTTGCGCAGACTGTCACACGAAAGGCCGCGAGCCTGGGATAGATGGATCCCGGCTTTATTATTCGCATACAGGGAAGTCCCACAGGAGAGCACGGGCTACTCTCCCTTTGAGCTGCTCTATGGCAGGACTGTTCGCGGTCCCATGCAAATCCTCAGGGAACACTGGCTTCATCCCGAGAGGTCGGAGGTTCAGACAGCAGCTGAATACGTGGTCGATCTGCGTAACAAGATAGCTGAGTCATGCACTCTGGCGCAGCAGAATCTCGAAAAGGCTGCCAGAAGATACAAGAGGCACTTTGATGCCAAGGCCAAGCGACGAGAGTTCGCTGAGGGTAGCAGGGTTCTGCTCCTCCGTCCTTCCAAACACAACAAACTAGAGTTGGAATGGCAAGGTCCATACACTGTCCTGCGACGTGTAGGACTGGCTGACTACTGTGTTCGGGTTGGTACCAAAGAAAAACTGTATCATGCCAACCTACTAAAACAGTATGTTGAACGCATTCCCCAGATGTCTCTAGCTATAGCAGTGGTCGATGACGGTGAGATCTGGGAGGAGACTCGTACTGTGGAGCGAGATATCCCTCTTATACCCCTCGAGGCGTCCGAGGGGCCTGAGGATGTTGTGGTTGACCCAACCAATCCTTCACTGAAAGAGGCTGTCCTCAAGCTTGTGAGAGAGTTTGGAGACGTACTCACCGATCTGCCAGGTCGTACAAACTTGGAGACTTGTTCACTCCAACTGAATTCTGACACACCCCTCAGAACCAAACAGTACCCACTGCCATACTCTCAGCGTGAGGTGATCCAAGGGGAAGTCGATCAGATGTTGAAGATGGGAGTGATCGAACCTTCCTCATCTCCTTACTCTTCCCCAATTGTACTCGTAAAGAAAAGGGATGGCAAAGTGAGGTTTTGTGTTGACTTCCGTCGTGTCAACAAGGTGACCACGTTTGACGCGGAACCCATGCCAGACGTGGAGGCATTGTTCGCCAAGTTAGCCGGGAAAAGGGTATTTTCCAAATTGGACTTATCCAAAGGCTATTGGCAAATCCCAATGGAGGAAGCCGACCGTCCGAAGACCGCATTCTCAACCCCACAAGGTCACTTCCAGTGGCGCGTGATGCCATTTGGGCTGAAAACAGCGGGTGCAGTGTTTTCCCGCATGATGAGGAAGTTGATTCTACCTCTGGGCCTGCCAGAGGTGGACAACTTCATGGATGACATGATCATCGCCTCTGTCGACGAGGCCAGTCACTTGCcactcctgcgtgcagtgtttcaCCGCCTGCGTGAGTGCAGCCTCACTGCTCGGCCAGCCAAGTGCTATCTCGGACACAAGGAACTGGACTATCTTGGTCACCACGTTGGCGACAGCAAGATATGGCCGGACGATGAAAAAATGGAGAAAATTCATAACGCTCCACGTCCACAAACTAAGCGTCAGCTCAGAGGCTTCCTTGGCCTGGTGGGCTACTATAGACGATTTGTCCCACAATTCGCAGAGATTGCCCTGCCGTTAACGGACAGAACGAAGGGCAAGGAGCCTGCCCACGTGAAGTGGGATGAGAGCTGTGAGAGGGCTTTTCTGCAGCTAAAACAAGTTCTCTGTAGTCGGCCCGTCTGTCTCCTACCAGACCTGTCCAAGCCCTTTGTGCTGAGAACAGATGCCTCAGCAGTGGGACTGGGGGCCCTACTGCTCCAAGATCACGGGATGGGCCCACAGCCAGTGGCGTGTGCCAGCAAAAAGCTTAATGCTGCCGAGAGGAACTATCCCACGATCGAGAGAGAATGCTTGGCGCTCGTGTGGGGCATACAAAAGTTCGAGCCATACCTGTACGGCAAACCATTCGTCGTCCAGACCGATCATGCCCCTCTGCAATACCTGGATAGAGCAAgaacggtcagcggcagactgacacg CCCTGTTCACACCCTGGCCGTGGACCACCCTCATTTGAACGCTCCCACAGTGGAGCACTCTCATGGCCTGCGGGTAGCCCGGTACCCGTTACCCGTCAAT